The Brevibacillus brevis genome contains a region encoding:
- a CDS encoding nucleotidyltransferase domain-containing protein, with protein MEQSKDVTDFFISLAREFLDEWPQANLVCAYAGGSVGRGEADAYSDLDLHIFVEGEDDPSCENRLFRGHMIQLQVQSAPTDEEVYENPWAWRYLKEAKVVLDPEDRFISWMNDMCAYMDSPAGKAKMFAQAKAEVDAFHEEAQAALMEGFPYSAYLAAWAGWIGALQMSAFFEGHSLSDAQLYQLLQKAGRSDGMDGFFQETYRSNQDVQDALVLLADYRAHLRSKKEGIEFVLAAENDWLVKRKVQRLQERNQLDMAGFLLFSEAIWLYHSVDSDEWLENHWADLPAKLSLSLQKLGFFQGDEQLLSDLRHASAEIIAEIG; from the coding sequence ACTTTTTTATATCGTTGGCGCGAGAGTTTCTTGATGAATGGCCTCAAGCTAACTTGGTATGTGCCTATGCGGGTGGATCTGTCGGGAGGGGAGAAGCGGACGCGTACAGCGACCTCGATTTACATATCTTTGTGGAGGGAGAAGATGATCCTTCCTGTGAAAATCGTCTGTTTAGAGGGCATATGATACAGCTGCAGGTCCAATCTGCTCCTACAGATGAAGAAGTATACGAGAATCCATGGGCATGGCGTTACTTAAAGGAAGCAAAGGTTGTTCTGGACCCAGAGGATCGCTTCATTTCCTGGATGAATGACATGTGCGCCTATATGGATTCCCCGGCTGGAAAAGCGAAAATGTTTGCACAGGCAAAGGCGGAGGTAGATGCGTTCCATGAAGAGGCGCAGGCGGCCTTAATGGAAGGCTTTCCTTACTCTGCTTATTTGGCTGCATGGGCAGGTTGGATCGGCGCGCTGCAAATGAGTGCCTTTTTCGAAGGGCATTCATTGAGTGATGCACAGTTGTATCAGTTGTTACAGAAAGCGGGACGTTCGGACGGCATGGATGGCTTTTTTCAGGAGACATACAGGAGCAATCAAGATGTACAGGATGCACTCGTGCTATTAGCGGACTATCGGGCTCATCTACGGTCAAAGAAAGAGGGGATCGAGTTTGTGCTGGCGGCTGAAAATGATTGGTTAGTAAAGAGGAAGGTTCAGAGATTGCAGGAGAGAAATCAGCTTGATATGGCCGGGTTTTTATTATTTTCAGAGGCGATCTGGTTATATCATAGCGTGGATTCTGATGAATGGCTGGAGAATCATTGGGCGGATCTGCCTGCCAAGCTTTCCTTGTCCCTTCAAAAATTGGGCTTTTTCCAAGGGGATGAGCAATTGCTCTCTGACTTGCGCCATGCCAGTGCAGAAATCATCGCGGAAATTGGCTGA